The following proteins are co-located in the Hypomesus transpacificus isolate Combined female chromosome 23, fHypTra1, whole genome shotgun sequence genome:
- the LOC124485629 gene encoding NAD(P)H dehydrogenase [quinone] 1-like: MVNKNVLIVYAHQSAGSFNAAAKDATVEVLTAQGCKVEVSDLYSMKFTAVATAEDITGEVKDSTHFRYAEETKLAWQEGRLSNDIMAEHRKLTKADIIIFQFPMYWFSVPAIMKGWIDRVLTLGYAFTSEKRYSQGIFKDKKAMLSFTTGSKESMFSSNGINGDMNVTLWPLQNGILHYCGFQVLAPQIFWAPSCITSEARTTMLELWRTRLQGLQGETLLTFVPSDSFDREHGFQLKPELQKKHALQEFGLTVGTHLGKPLPPNNQIKAGV, encoded by the exons ATGG TCAACAAGAATGTTCTGATCGTGTATGCCCACCAGAGTGCTGGTTCATTCAATGCTGCAGCTAAAGATGCTACTGTTGAGGTTCTGACTGCACAGGGCTGCAAGGTAGAGGTGTCTGACCTCTACAGTATGAAGTTCACAGCTGTTGCCACTGCAGAGGATATCACAG GAGAGGTGAAGGACTCGACGCACTTCCGTTATGCAGAAGAAACCAAACTAGCTTGGCAGGAGGGCCGGCTCTCTAATGACATCATGGCAGAGCACCGCAAACTCACCAAAGCGGACATCATCATCTTCCAG TTCCCCATGTACTGGTTTTCTGTTCCTGCCATCATGAAGGGATGGATTGACCGTGTGCTCACTCTGGGCTATGCCTTTACCTCAGAGAAGAGGTACAGCCAGGGTATCTTCAAG GACAAGAAAGCCATGCTATCCTTCACCACTGGCTCTAAAGAGTCCATGTTCTCTTCCAACGGCATCAATGGAGACATGAATGTAACCCTGTGGCCTCTACAG AATGGGATCCTTCACTACTGTGGCTTTCAAGTTCTGGCTCCTCAGATTTTCTGGGCTCCATCTTGTATCACCTCTGAAGCCCGCACCACAATGCTGGAGCTCTGGCGAACCAGGCTTCAGGGGCTGCAAGGAGAAACTCTGCTGACCTTTGTCCCTTCGGATAGTTTTGACAGGGAGCATGGCTTCCAGCTTAAACCAGAGCTTCAGAAAAAGCATGCACTCCAAGAGTTTGGCTTGACTGTAGGAACCCATCTGGGgaaacccctccctcccaacaACCAGATCAAGGCTGGGGTTTGA
- the rpe gene encoding ribulose-phosphate 3-epimerase, with protein MAYSAMIGPSILSSDLACLGSECERMMECGADYLHLDVMDGHFVPNITFGHPMVECLRKSVGLDPFFDMHMMVSRPEQWVKAMAAAGANQYTFHLEATTNPGNLIKDIRESGMKVGVAIKPGTTVEELAPWAGQIDMALVMTVEPGFGGQKFMEEMMPKVAWLRNQFPSLDIEVDGGVGPDTIHKCAEAGANMIVSGSAVVSSPDPRSVIALLRTVVVEAIQKRSLDR; from the exons ATGGCTTACAGTGCCATGATCGGCCCGTCCATTCTAAGCAGTGATCTCGCCTGCTTGGGTAGTGAGTGTGAGCGGATGATGGAGTGCGGGGCAGATTACCTCCATCTCGACGTTATGGACGG GCATTTCGTCCCAAACATCACGTTTGGCCATCCCATGGTGGAGTGCCTGAGGAAGTCTGTGGGACTGGACCCTTTTTTTG acaTGCATATGATGGTGTCCAGACCAGAGCAGTGGGTCAAGGCCATGGCAGCAGCAGGGGCCAACCAGTACACCTTCCATCTGGAGGCCACCACCAACCCTGGCAACCTCATTAAAGACATCCGGGAGAGTGGAATGAAG gTGGGCGTGGCCATCAAGCCTGGTACTACAGTAGAGGAGTTGGCTCCCTGGGCAGGACAAATAGACATGGCCTTGGTCATGACTGTGGAACCTGGCTTTGGGGGACAGAAGTTTATGGAGGAAATGATGCCCAAG gtgGCATGGCTGAGGAATCAATTCCCTTCGTTGGACATTgaggtggatggaggagtgggcCCTGACACCATCCACAAGTGTGCcgag gcgGGGGCTAACATGATTGTGTCAGGCAGTGCAGTGGTGAGCAGCCCCGATCCTCGCTCTGTCATCGCTCTGCTGCGTACTGTGGTTGTTGAGGCAATCCAGAAACGCTCGCTGGATCGTTGA